GAACTTTAACTCCGATTGGTTGCTTGGGGTGGGAAAGCTCAGTGGGATGCACCAAGAAAACTTCGACGATTCGAGATTTTCCCGCGATGGAACGGGTGGGTTGAAGGAAGGCGTTGCTCAAGCGCCGGTCGAGAACATAGGCGATCGGGAGCTTTCAATCATCGAAATCGAGTTTTATGAATCACTGCCCAATGAGCAGGCGTTTGACCTCTACCTCCTGATGGGGCAATCCAATATGGCGGGGCGGGACCTGACAGGCTTGAGTGACCAGACCATTAGTGGGCAAGTTCTCGCCTATGGGTACAATGGAGAGTGGTTTGTCGCCAAGGATCCAATACATAAGCAGACAGGCAGGGTTAAGCCTGGAGTAGGACCTGGAATCGCTTTCGCATCAAGCGATGCAGGCGGCCCATCCGGATACGACGATAGGTGTCGTGCCTTGCGCTGTAGGTGGATCTCCCTTGAGGCGCTGGGTAAAGGGTGGCGATCTTTATGAGGAAGCTTGTGAACTCGTTTGGACTCTACCGTATTGAGAAAGACTTCGAATTGATGATAGGATTGTGGTGAACAGGGGCTGCCTTGGTGAACTGTCGAGATAGCCATCGGAGGGGCTTACGATTTGTGAATGACCTTGTGATAGTGAACTTCAATCGGAGGAGGCGGTCGATCCTCAGGGGCGTCGTCTGCTGATAAAGGGGCGGGCCATTGGGCGATTTTTGGAAGAAGGCTCTGATGGTTTGCTTGGGCTTTGGTGGTTTTGAGAAGCACAGGTAGGACTCGACGAATTGAGGATTCAGAGCCGACGAAGGGGGCGTCGCGATATCAGATTGCCGGAAATTCTTTTCGGGCGGAGAGCCTGAATGGGCTTTGGTTTCTATCGCGTAGCGTTGTGATTTTTTAGTCTCCGACCAGGTTAGGGCGAAGCGATTTGATTCGGATCGAATGGCGGCCGAGCCGTTGGGGTTCGCTGTTTCTGAGTTGGAAAATGAAAGAACTTGCTGTTCGAGAATGAGTCGTGGCTCTTGAATTATCGGTTCCGGTTTTGGAATGAATATCCCATTTGTTTCGAACATGAGATGTGGGCGAGGCTCGGCAGGAATCGAGATCTGTCTACGATATTGCGAGGTGCTCGGAGCTTTTTCCTCAACCGAATTTGCCGGAGGGCCTGCCGGTGGCGACTGCTGTTGTTTTAAAAAAGAACGACGAGGTTTTGCGTTAGGCGCAAACTGTCGAGGCTTGGTCAAAGCCTAACTAAGAACAGCGCTTTTGATTCGCTCGAGGTTATCTTGGGCGGTGGTGCGCAGAGCGGAGTCTGATGGGAGTAATTCGATGAACCGGGTCCAGAAGCGGATAGCCGCTTTTGCGGCGGGCTGCCAATTTGGAAGCGCTTCGGGTCGAGGCGGACGGACGTCGATGGGCTTCGCTGGAAGGTCTCCACTGCGCTGCGGCGCGTAGCGCATGGGGAGCATGTCGTATATGGGGCAGAGCTTGAGAGGAAGTTGCGGAGTCAGGAAGACGCTGAGATTTCCAAGGTGCATATCCGAATTGCCGATGAGGTTTCCGAAGTGTTCGTAGGTCGCGGCGCGATCGGCGTCGGCTTGGGTGAGCCAGCCATTTCGGACGAGAGACTGGCTGCTGCGACTCCAGCTTTGCTCGAGCTCTCCGCCGAGTCCGGCGATGAGAGTGCGCAGGGAAAGAGTGCCGAGGCGACCATGGTTTCCGGAGCGGTCGAAGCGCTCGACCTCGAGGTAGGCACGTTGTTCTGTTTGGATCAGCTCGGAATTGGCAGATGGGAGACCAATGCTGGACAGCTCCTCCGATGCGATGGCTTCAGCTGCGAGAAGCTCGCCCCAGCGTCTCCCGGCATCGGTCTGTAGGGAGCCGGAAAACTTGACGATAACGTGTTGGAAGGAGTCGCTGGTATGTCGAATGCAGGCGGTAAACTTGGGCTGCTCGCCACCGGCGGACGAGTTGGGAAGTTCTCCGTCTTCTATGATGTGGCGGGCAACTTGATCGTATTTCGATGCACGCTCGAATTCGTCTATGAATTCCAAATGGCCGCGTCGTTCCAAAAACGCATCTATTGCCTGGCCCCCTAAAATGAAGTTGCCGGGGGTGTCGTCGCCGTGGGCGAGTATGGCCCTAAGGGATTCGTCGATGGTCCAGGTTTCGGGGTTGATTCCGATGCCGAGCGCTGTGCCGAAGTTGTGGGCGAGTAGGCGTCCGAGGTAGCCTTGCGGTCGCATGTCTTCTAGAAACCATGGCAGCCCGGAAAAGAGTTGCGGGTGGTCTTTGCCGTTTAGCAGATAGCTGTAGTCGGTATTTTCCCAGCTCGGCTCGAA
This region of Pelagicoccus albus genomic DNA includes:
- a CDS encoding sialate O-acetylesterase, encoding MQAAHPDTTIGVVPCAVGGSPLRRWVKGGDLYEEACELVWTLPY
- the yjjJ gene encoding type II toxin-antitoxin system HipA family toxin YjjJ: MSSKHTDSIEKLLASQGSMPAADIARRLGVSQPTVSRALSASSRVFRIGQTRRARYALPRDLGGSDSDWKLYQVDPKGQAQVAGTLHAFHQDEFYFEPSWENTDYSYLLNGKDHPQLFSGLPWFLEDMRPQGYLGRLLAHNFGTALGIGINPETWTIDESLRAILAHGDDTPGNFILGGQAIDAFLERRGHLEFIDEFERASKYDQVARHIIEDGELPNSSAGGEQPKFTACIRHTSDSFQHVIVKFSGSLQTDAGRRWGELLAAEAIASEELSSIGLPSANSELIQTEQRAYLEVERFDRSGNHGRLGTLSLRTLIAGLGGELEQSWSRSSQSLVRNGWLTQADADRAATYEHFGNLIGNSDMHLGNLSVFLTPQLPLKLCPIYDMLPMRYAPQRSGDLPAKPIDVRPPRPEALPNWQPAAKAAIRFWTRFIELLPSDSALRTTAQDNLERIKSAVLS